The Sorghum bicolor cultivar BTx623 chromosome 6, Sorghum_bicolor_NCBIv3, whole genome shotgun sequence genome contains the following window.
GCTTGTGGGGCTATGGCTCCCTTCATAAGCATCACGAGCATACCTTCAAGAAGGGGAATAGGGGAGGTGATGGGAGTTTGCATGGATAGACCTCATATTCCCACAAAATATGCAATTTTATACAAGCCCAACAAGTATGGTGTGCTGACACCTTCAGTCTTTACCATCAATCAACAGTAAGATATAATAAGCGATACACGCCTCCATGTGGTTCTTATGCTGACCTTAATCTTATGAACTTGTTCATAAATTACCATCACAGCTTAATCACTGTGTTGGAAGCcacttgattccacctcagtcCTTGTTTCTAGCATCATTCAATATTATACTGAATGTGTTATCTGTCTCTCTAAGTTTATGTAATAAATCTAAGTACCATTTTTCAGAGTATCTGACCAAATTCACTTTTGTTCTGCAGGAAGCTCGAGTCCCATTACAGATACGTGTTTCCCAGAAAAGCAACAGACTACTAAACGAAGAAGGTTAGTCAGGTGCTTGCATGTCAAGTATTATCATGTTAATGCTTTGTGGGGTTTTAAAATGAATATTATCAATTAAGCTATTTGGCTATTAACTACATTTACTTAATCAGATGTTTTAGGGAATCTGCCATTCTCGGTGGATCAACCTGGCATATTTTGGAAGGAAAAAGATGAAGATTCAGAATgggttagttatattttcctaTGAAGGATCTCAGATTTCATCACTATATTGCCATACACATTTTGCTGCATGGTTTGGTGAAATGTTATTTGTTCAGCACTTTGACGAAATGTTCATATGGACTGGAGCAGTTTTTCATTAAAAGGCAGCTTGCATTTAGATGGCAGTAAATAACTAAATCATATGACTCAAAAATACACTTTTCTGTATTTGATTGCTCTTACTCTATTGCAGAACAAAGCAAATGAAAATGCTGATCTAGAAGAAGGATATGATAGTTCAAAAGATGAAGTTTCATCTGTTTCCTCATACAATCCTTCCAAAGCAAATCCTGAATTCTCCCTGAGGAGCTCGTTGTCAATGCAGTCTCTGTCATCACGGCTCTCCACGAGTGAGCCATTTTACAATCAAGTAGAACGACCTAATTTCCCATCATACAGTCCAATTCCTCGATTTTCAGTGTCAGAGATTTCAGATTATCACGATGGAGGTAAAGAACTGAAGCTTACAGTTGGATACTTAGATTTGAGATGCTTTAGAATTTTGGTATTCAACTCATAATGGAAGGGAGGGAGTATTGTGAACTTGATATTTCCGTCCCTCTGTGTTTTGCCTTCCTGAAGATTAATGATGTGGAAGTTTTTCTCCTTATGCCTTGCTTTTTGAATGCATTAGTGTTACCAGTTATCCCTTTCCTATTAGTATGCAAACctgcaaaatttttcatctcaGCTTCTGTTGTGATTAATGTTTCTATTAGTATATGCAAACCTGTGAAGTTTTATCCCAGCTTTTTGTTGAGTTCTCCTTTCGCAAACTTGAACATGTTTTTTCATGACAGAAAAAAAATGCCATGTTAGCGGTGCATCATCCTTTACTGCAAATCTGGAAGCAGATGTATTAGTGTTACTTCTAACATGTGACAATATGACCTGTACATGGTTCTTTCTCAGAAATGGGAGAGAGGGCACAACTCTTACGCATATGTTTAAATATTATATTCAGTTACATGGAGGGTGTTTAACTAAATAAATGCCACAAACAGGTTTAGTGGCACCTCAAGGGAAACTAAATCTTTTGCTACCGGACCATCCTTTGAATGGGCAAAGGGTCTCTCCAGATTCTGATCACTCAAAAGATGATGTTGGACTCCCCCTTACACCAAAAAATGTGGATCCAGCTGGATGTAAGCAATCATGTTCCTGTTCTATATGTGTTATATTTCACCAGTCTACTTCATTTTTATCATTAACCTCCTTTTCTGTTTCTTCTTTACTTGCAGCTGAAGGCTTTACAACAGGAAGATCTTATAATATAAGAATTGATGACCAAGTTTTGCTTCGGTTTTCACCAAAGAATTCTGACTCAACTTATTACTTTGGTGATATGGTACTCAAATTTGTTTTATTGCAGTTCTTGGTGTGTTTTGTTAGAATTGGTTATCTCAGTTCTTCTGTTGCAGATTGGTGGAGCACTTACCTTCTTTCATGGAACTGGAAAACGGAGGTGCCTTGAGGTAAAAGGTTAAGCCTGTAAATTTGTGTGAAATGGAATTTCAGATTTATAGTCGGTTGGTGATTCACAGGTATCTATAACCCTGGAAACATCAGAAACAATTAATCCTCGTGCATTACATCCTTCAAGAAGAGGCTCACCGACAATAACAAAGGTATCTTTTCATGTACTTATGATTTAGTTTAAGTTTGAACTAAACCCTAATGATTCGGAATCCTTTCCTACACAAACCATCCCTTAGTGTTGTGAAGATAACATATTTCTCACATCAGGGCAATCACCTTTTTGGCTTGAATAATTATTTAGCTTGGAATTTCTTTACCATTGTTGACATTCCAGCAATATCAGATGTCACGCTCTTGCTTCTATGAAACAAccgtctttcaacctttttaCCATTAACTTCATTAGTTGGTTATAAAGGTTCACCCTTCTCTTCTTTTTCGACTTCATGTGCAGCTACACAGTGAACATCATGAGGTTGTTGCGGATCTTCACCAGACAAGCTTTCTATTTTCCATTCCCATTGATGGCCCTATGTCATTTTCTACCTCAAAGGTCACTGTACAGTGGTCTCTTCGGTTTGAGTTCTTCACAACTCCGGAAGGAACAGACCCAGCTAGGTATGCCACAGTGTTAACTATTTTGTGTGCCCCAGTGTCTTGTCGTTTGCTAGTATTGTTTTGCATGAATATTTTGATAGGAGTGTGCATCATCTGGTGCTTGGAATGTGTGAACATATTTCTTGTTTGCTGCTGATAGTTTTGACTTTTGAGTGCATAATTCTGGCTTTCTTTTCCAGGTACGAGcacccactccttgttgagaaAAGGGAGAAGGGTGAATGGGTCCTCCCTGTAACTGTTTACGCACCTCCATTGCGCAGACGAGCTACTCATGGGAGGAATGATAGATCTGTCTTACCTGGAAATATCTTCAACTCTTGAAGTGCATTGTTGCCTGCAACGCCTGACTGTTGCCGAAGTACAGTTACTTTCAGCTGGAAAGGATTTGCAAATTATTCTGACTGGTACAGTTGCGTCAAAAGGATTTCCTCACAGTCGATTGTTTATAGGATATGTAATGTGATGCCTATTTTTACAGAAGCACTTCAGAAATAGAGACCAAATGGACTGAGATACTTGACTTGCACTAAGTTTGTTTATTGGATAATTTGTTTCATCGATTTGTATCCCATGAGAGCAGGCATTAGCTTTTGGTGTTTAAGATGTACCACAGAATATAGTGAGTCTGACACAAGCGGCACACAATGCCAGGTGCGGACGCAGTACAGGGGCATGGCCCAAtaattttgataaaaaaaaagatacttGTATGTATATTACTATATATTAATGTATATTTGCAATTTGGTCATTATGTGTACATTTAAGCCCATAAAGCGAAATACTATTTTCATCTCATATCAGGACTTCACAATCCCATAGGTGGGCTGTGCCTGTTGGTTGCCTGGCCTTATGAAGGCAAGGCACGCACTATGCACTCATAGTCGTCCAAACGCTGTTGCGGTTTTGAGAATCACGCGTGCATCGGAAATTTGGGCATTTGGTGCGACTTTGCGAGCGTCTCGTCGGTCACCATGTCAGGCGAGGGCACCAAGATGGGTGCAGTGGAGGCCAAGGCGTCACCAGATACAGAGGCCAGTCGACAGGCTCAGCAGCTTCCGCTTTTCGGAACCGACATTCCTTTACACGGGATTCATAGAATTCAGCTTCACTTGCTGATAGGCcgaaagtattgttcgctgatttgttgtgagagaaaagtaCTGCTAAATAATTAGTAGATTTAGCTGATAACCAACTAAGCAGCACACAATCCTGAAGATTTGTCTAGTAATAAGTATGGCATCGATGACACATCTGTGATTCTATACCATATCAAAACCTGCTAGTTTACCAACATCATCGCCCCTCCTGTCGTATGGTTAGGATGAATTACATGTCGGTCACTCAGTCAGCACTCAGCAGATAGTGTTGGCTTCAGCTAAGCATGAGAAATCACAGCTGGATGTAAAGCAGGCTTGGCGTATCTGCTGCTAGTGTTCAGATGCAAAGAGCTCCTAGGTCTGGCGCAACTGCAGACTCCTTGGCTTTGGCAGGTGCTGCTTCCGcttgttcttttttcttttgcttctttccttTCTGGCCTTTCCCTTGCCCACCTTTGACCCTGATGAGTTTATCGACCACATTTAAAGCATTTCATTTCACGTCTATGTGTAACCAACTAATAAAAACCAAGGTGCAACCAATAAAACAATGGAAGTAACAAACAGTGTATATGTAATATATGTTTgatattatttttctatttttagagAAAATATTGCTTATCAGTAAAAAACTCTGTGATGGGGAAAAAGAATCTTAGGTATGGCATAACATATGATAAAAGACTACGTAAACACTGAAGGGTTATACCTTGGAGGTTCTCTTGATGATGATGCTGTGGCTAGACTACAAGATGCCTTGTGCTTCCTTGCAGATCCACAGGAGCAACAATCCTTGGTTTTTGACTTCTCCTGTATGACAACAAGAATAGACATTTCCCATTTGTTCCTTTCAGTTTCAGGATAACAAAGCCACAAGACATATCAATATTGGCATGATCAGATAATGATCTACATGACAGTTACCTTCTTAGAATGCGCAGCATCTGATTTTTTTGGTTTCTCGACAGCTTCATCTTTGCTGGAACAACTTGCTTCATCCTTGTGCTCAATCATGTTGTTCTCCTCTTGTTCATCTCCTATCATGAAATAATAGACTTTGACCATACAGGAAAAAATATGCAAAAAAAGGTGTTCCAATCATTTTCAACAAAAGatgtatacaaaacaaattcaAGTTGTGATCAATTTAGAGAGCTCAACCTTAATTAACAAGGATGAGAAAATCAAACAGAAACCAACCCAATAGTCAATACCCTAGCTTCCCTAAACATCTAGACATACTCCCGAAATCAGTCTAATAGCAACTAAAAGAAGTATACTTAGAAACATTTTCTCTGAGATTGACAGAAATTCCATATGATCAGAAATCTATTGTCCATGGGGCTACTGTCTCAGATATTAAACCCCTTTGGCCATTATAGACATTCATTGAGCGCAGCAGAAGTAGCCCAGCAACAAAACCAGTCCTACCAAATATCTGTTCAAGCTTCTTCTCGATGATAATCTTCATGATGACCGAAAAATGGTGAAATCTGTTAATTAATATGCATGCAACCAGAACAGCTTGTATATAGAAACTGAACTACCTACCAACTATACCCTTTTGACTAATTCATGGATGAGTGAGGCATACCCAAGATAGAAAGCAAAGAAGTAAATTGTTCGCTATGACTACATATTATGTCAGTGAACTTGGTATTGTAACAACTGCTGAATGTATGTCAGTGGTGCAAATATGCCCCTTGAATCAAACATACCACAGATAGGTCTCACTACACTCTGTTCAGCCAAGGAATTTTCTTGCCCCAACATCCgtattttgagaaaaaaaaaaacttactgAAACAAGATCATACGACAACTACATTTATAGTTCCTCAGGAGTTAAGATAGTTTGTGATACTTACCATTACATGCATGGTCCATATAAGGGTCTACCTCCGCATCATTAGTACTGACTGCAAGTCGCTCTGCTATCATATACTCAATGGCAGCATCAACATCACCGTCCATTTCTCCCAGAACCTGTATGATAATAGCAAATTTCACACTAGAAGAAAAATGGCTACTAACAAGGAATGTAAAGTAAATACACAGCTGAGCTGCAAAAATTGTGATCGATCATATAGTTCATACATGCTCAGCTATGGTAACGTCAGAACATCCAGTTCCAGCCATGACCAATTTAACTGATGTGTGGTCATAGGTTGATCTGTAAGATTTCTTCACCTCCTTTGCTTTTGCTTGAGCGCTATTGTTTGTATTAGATATATTGACATCAGTCTGTAACTCAATAAGAAATAGGCCAAAGTAAGTGGCAGTACTGTCAATGTTCCCTCAAGACTATTTTTCAGAGCTCTTCCAGGGCACAAACAGAACTGAACCATTTACAAATCATACAACAAAAAACCTTGATGACAACTGGCATTGCAGGACCTTGACATGGATCTTCTCTCAGCCTGACGCTGTTGTAGTGCTCACCATGATGATAAGACCTGCATAGGCATGAAATTAGATTTATGTTACCATCATTCAACCTGTACAAAGAGTTAAAGGATACTTTAACTTACAAGTGAACCATGTTAGTAGCTTCACGGCCAGAAAAGTTGTTTATGTACCACCGGGGTGAATTAAGCTGAAAATCAAATAGTAGATCAGAAACGCACAACTGCTAATTAATACTTGCAATATGCAGTCAATGATAACCAGGACTGCAGAGCATCCTCAGTGATATTAGTAACATAATCCATATGGGACATGGTGTTCTCAACTGCATGAAGTGTGCTAGTACATATGATAtaaatcaaataaacaaaacatCTAGGTTGCATCACTAACTCACCATGTGAATGCATATGTTTCTTCTTGTCAGCAGAGAAGCGGCTTGCAGCTCCATGTGTCCCGCCCAAGTTCCATCCTTCAGCATAGAGTCACAGTATTCTTCAAATGGAACTTCATCCTCGATAAATGGCTCAAACTCCTCGCGGTGTTTCTGCAGGCACAAGGATTAGAAAACATAGGTACTCCAATGTGGCAATGCCTGTATGTATCACCAGTAATTTAGGATGTTCAATTCATCATGAGTACAATTACAGTTCCCTAATTACAAAAGGTTATCCCACATACCACGATGTATTCCACAACCATAGCTCGGTATTTCATGTGCTCTTCCTCATTGCCCTCAAGCTGGTCACCCATTGCCCTGCATACTACAATGAGTAGTCATATAACTCGAAAAAAGGACGCATAACTCAAAAGGTGCACTAGCATTTTGTTCAAAATCTCTTAAAGCGTTTTAACACTTCTCTCGTGGTTAATTGAAAGACAGAGCTCCTGCCATTTGCTTTCAACAAAAGGTATTTTGTAGAAAATCGGTTAGTTTCTTCTTCTTGTGACGATAAGGACATATACAGTAGAGTCCAAAAGAAGCCAGTCCTACTAAACCTGAAGAAGCAGTTTCCATCTGCCGTGACCTCGACTATCTTCAGCCCAAGGGAGTCCAGCTGCGCCCTGAACTGCGCCATGTCACCCTTCTTCCCGAGCTTCTTTTCCTGAGAGGGAACCGAGACCGAGAAAAGGAAGTCAGACACTCCTGCCCCCGGATAGGATCCAAGCGTGGAGGTTACGGCGATGGAGTACGCTCGCTACCGCATCGCGCTTCGGCGGCTTGCGAAGTTTGGTCGCTGCCGccgctttcttcttcttctgaaCCATCGTGCTGCCTTCTCGTGGGGTTCCCTCACGAATTGCACGGGCGGCGGCCGCCGGCGAGGTGGGAGCACGGTTACGGAGCTCCGCCGGAGCCTGGGAGAGATCGGACGGGTGGGTAGGGACTAGGGAGAGATCAGGCTGGGCTTGAAAGAGTACGGCTCCATTACATCGATGGGCTGAACGGGCCCGGTTCTTAGCCCATCACGTTTCCCTGGGCCGTGCGAGCCGACTCGTGGTCGCGTTCAGAGTTGTGAGTTGGTGCAGTCCGCACCCGTGCTCCTCCGACGTGACAGTCGCGTTTTGGACTGTTTTTTTTTAGGTTTCCTGACCTTTCTAAAGTTCGTCTTGACCGTCCAATATCGAAACCACATCAAATCAAACTACTGCCAAAACTCAAAAGAAGACCACATTCaaactcaaatgcctttgagACGGATATCATGATCGTGTACCACACCATATTGGAGTTGGAGTACGACTACATCGTATTACAGGCTCACAGCACGAACCTATAGAACCAGAACGTGCCAACTTCTGTACACCCAGCGGCGTGTCATATTCCATCTACTGTCACGTGTTTGACCACAACTTCACGGCCTGACCAATAAAACCCGCCGGGCACCGGCCTTCCCGGCACGTCCAATCCAAAGCAACGCAACGCAAGTCGTTCGCACAACAAAACGCACGTATACAGAACCCAAGTAGGCAACTCGACACGACCCTCGGCGTCGCAAGTCCCCGGCGacacgcggccatggcgggcgtcGTCGGCCGCGGCATCGTCGCGCTGGCCCTGtccatcctcctcctcctctgcttcACGTCGGCGACGGCGGCCTCCGCGGCGCCCGGCAGCGACGCGGTGGGCGGCGGCATGGCACGGACGGAGGCCCAGGTGCGGGCGATGTACGAGCAGTGGATGGCGCGGCACGGGAAGGCGGCGTCGAACGCGCTCGGCGAGCACGACCGGCGGTTCCGCGCGTTCTGGGACAACCTCCGGTTCGTTGACGCGCACAACGCCCGCGCCGGCGCGCGCGGGTACCGCCTCGGGATCAACCGCTTCGCCGACCTCACCAACGCCGAGTTCCGCGCCGCGTACCTCAGCGCCGGCGCGCGCAACggcaccgccaccgccgccaccggGGAGAGGTACCGCCACGACGGCGTCGAAGCGCTGCCGGAGTTCGTGGACTGGAGGCAGAAGGGCGCCGTCGCTCCCGTCAAGAACCAAGGCCAATGCGGTAAAGATCACATCACATCACCATATATAGTAGCTTAGCTTAGCAGTACGTTTCCTTTTTCTTCTCGATCTCTGCATTGCATTGCTTACAGCTCGGAGCTATGCGTTTGCATGGTGAGCAGGTAGCTGCTGGGCGTTCTCGGCGGTGGGCGCGGTGGAAGGGATCAACCAGATCGTGACCGGCGAGCTGGTGACGCTGTCGGAGCAGGAGCTGGTGGACTGCTCCAAGAACGGTCAGAACGGAGGGTGCGACGGCGGCATGATGGACGACGCGTTCGCCTTCATCGTCGGCAACGGCGGCATCGACACTGACAAGGACTACCCCTACACCGCCCGCG
Protein-coding sequences here:
- the LOC8070302 gene encoding OTU domain-containing protein 3 isoform X3, which codes for METASSVCRAMGDQLEGNEEEHMKYRAMVVEYIVKHREEFEPFIEDEVPFEEYCDSMLKDGTWAGHMELQAASLLTRRNICIHMLNSPRWYINNFSGREATNMVHLSYHHGEHYNSVRLREDPCQGPAMPVVIKTDVNISNTNNSAQAKAKEVKKSYRSTYDHTSVKLVMAGTGCSDVTIAEHVLGEMDGDVDAAIEYMIAERLAVSTNDAEVDPYMDHACNGDEQEENNMIEHKDEASCSSKDEAVEKPKKSDAAHSKKEKSKTKDCCSCGSARKHKASCSLATASSSREPPRVKGGQGKGQKGKKQKKKEQAEAAPAKAKESAVAPDLGALCI
- the LOC8082584 gene encoding uncharacterized protein LOC8082584 — translated: MSLKLPIPQGLSFLRSVGWFEDRKVDSSAKQQLSPTLKLQTDKEAYRPGDSVTVTIEICSPASLKDDAGQTVSGEDTPSLLLDVLSFELKGIEKLDSQWFSVPKPLPGSKQRRGEHMFLDCSAPSLVSKVIIGAGRTKTYIARVELPKILPPSYRGISIRYFYYVRTTLFGRPVILGNGDQYKGLVNSAIQLEARVPLQIRVSQKSNRLLNEEDVLGNLPFSVDQPGIFWKEKDEDSEWNKANENADLEEGYDSSKDEVSSVSSYNPSKANPEFSLRSSLSMQSLSSRLSTSEPFYNQVERPNFPSYSPIPRFSVSEISDYHDGGLVAPQGKLNLLLPDHPLNGQRVSPDSDHSKDDVGLPLTPKNVDPAGSEGFTTGRSYNIRIDDQVLLRFSPKNSDSTYYFGDMIGGALTFFHGTGKRRCLEVSITLETSETINPRALHPSRRGSPTITKLHSEHHEVVADLHQTSFLFSIPIDGPMSFSTSKVTVQWSLRFEFFTTPEGTDPARYEHPLLVEKREKGEWVLPVTVYAPPLRRRATHGRNDRSVLPGNIFNS
- the LOC8070302 gene encoding OTU domain-containing protein 3 isoform X2, whose translation is MVQKKKKAAAATKLRKPPKRDAEKKLGKKGDMAQFRAQLDSLGLKIVEVTADGNCFFRAMGDQLEGNEEEHMKYRAMVVEYIVKHREEFEPFIEDEVPFEEYCDSMLKDGTWAGHMELQAASLLTRRNICIHMLNSPRWYINNFSGREATNMVHLSYHHGEHYNSVRLREDPCQGPAMPVVIKTDVNISNTNNSAQAKAKEVKKSYRSTYDHTSVKLVMAGTGCSDVTIAEHVLGEMDGDVDAAIEYMIAERLAVSTNDAEVDPYMDHACNDEQEENNMIEHKDEASCSSKDEAVEKPKKSDAAHSKKEKSKTKDCCSCGSARKHKASCSLATASSSREPPRVKGGQGKGQKGKKQKKKEQAEAAPAKAKESAVAPDLGALCI
- the LOC8070302 gene encoding OTU domain-containing protein 3 isoform X1; translated protein: MVQKKKKAAAATKLRKPPKRDAEKKLGKKGDMAQFRAQLDSLGLKIVEVTADGNCFFRAMGDQLEGNEEEHMKYRAMVVEYIVKHREEFEPFIEDEVPFEEYCDSMLKDGTWAGHMELQAASLLTRRNICIHMLNSPRWYINNFSGREATNMVHLSYHHGEHYNSVRLREDPCQGPAMPVVIKTDVNISNTNNSAQAKAKEVKKSYRSTYDHTSVKLVMAGTGCSDVTIAEHVLGEMDGDVDAAIEYMIAERLAVSTNDAEVDPYMDHACNGDEQEENNMIEHKDEASCSSKDEAVEKPKKSDAAHSKKEKSKTKDCCSCGSARKHKASCSLATASSSREPPRVKGGQGKGQKGKKQKKKEQAEAAPAKAKESAVAPDLGALCI